A window from Drosophila willistoni isolate 14030-0811.24 chromosome XR unlocalized genomic scaffold, UCI_dwil_1.1 Seg143, whole genome shotgun sequence encodes these proteins:
- the LOC6645440 gene encoding neurotactin, which translates to MGELEEKETPPTETTTNASSGHQQETLDEPKETDKMLDKKDETTSQEKTATPHNSKPSTPDAKKKLENDEKKSNGGEEIIDIPNENGTKPSENEDKKISKEEREVKPKKIPIGGLKLPGFFMKNKPKSEGDGAEGELLEKEKDDDENSKEAKVENGEAKGKDDQQQQQQQKSRPGLGERLRNLFVRKPATDKEKKQQLINGKETADNDNKSEATAEANGQEESSVDPPPKRGLLNAIKLPIANMIPKKKSPDDVELGLGGGNKAGLASMETLDDSLKDQDTVDRAPVKSNGTDDLKSIELKDDKLPANEKLAAEEEEQERPASLWTRLRGYKCSVDDALIVFGILLFVLLMAVIGYVLTHETLTSPPLREGKFILAVTGCGPVEGVKEDGAFAFRGIPYAKAPIEERRWRPAQLIDSIDGCWNDTLQTHNSSVVCTQRLGNGTTVGDEDCLYLDVVTPHVRYTNPLPVVVLIGAESLAGPSPGILRPSARYSRSHDVIFVRPNFRLGIFGFLALDALTKESHPRTSGNYALTDIIAVLKWVQLNIVNFGGDPKSVTLLGHRAGATLVTALVSSPKLQGLYTRAWASSASAIFPGKPLSESEKVNQQLMATLDCQDVECLREASTEKLWAATPDTWLHFPMDLPQRQELSSSGQRHEWLVLDGDILYQHPSESWKLEQATDKPLLVMGATAHEAHSLKLRELHANWTKAEIQDYLNKSQLGAKSLTDEVMQLYNATNYASLLAIITDIRTVCPLLANARLQPSVPFYVVTQGEGDDQLANVDADVQAILGRYEPHTVEQRRFVSAMQQLFYYYVSHGTVQSYDSRRRVINVGQDAQPQEDHKNCNYWISKDIVPRYARID; encoded by the exons CACCAAACCATCGGAAAATGAGGATAAAAAGATAAGCAAAGAGGAGCGTGAAGTGAAGCCCAAAAAGATACCGATTGGTGGTCTAAAATTACCCGGATTCTTTATGAAAAACAAACCCAAATCCGAAGGTGATGGTGCCGAAGGTGAACTATTGGAAAAGGAAAAGGACGATGATGAGAACAGCAAAGAGGCCAAAGTGGAGAATGGTGAGGCCAAGGGCAAAGAtgatcaacagcagcagcagcagcaaaaatcGCGTCCCGGTCTCGGCGAGAGATTGCGCAATCTGTTTGTAAGGAAACCAGCAACGGATAAggagaagaagcagcagctaATTAATGGCAAAGAAACCGctgataatgataataaatCGG AAGCCACAGCTGAAGCCAATGGTCAGGAGGAGTCTTCAGTTGATCCACCACCGAAACGTGGCCTATTGAATGCCATTAAATTGCCCATTGCCAATATgataccaaaaaagaaatcacCCGATGATGTGGAATTGGGTCTTGGCGGTGGCAATAAGGCGGGACTAGCTTCGATGGAGACACTGGATGATTCTCTTAAAGATCAGGATACTGTTGATCGTGCACCAGTGAAAAGCAATGGCACTGACgatttgaaatcaattgaACTGAAAGATGACAAACTGCCGGCAAATGAAAAGTTGGCAGCCGAAGAAGAGGAACAAGAGCGACCAGCATCCCTATGGACACGTCTGCGTGGCTACAAATGCAGCGTGGATGATGCCTTAATTGTCTTTGGCATTCTATTGTTTGTCCTGCTGATGGCAGTCATCGGTTATGTCCTGACCCATGAGACATTGACATCTCCGCCTCTGAGAGAGGGCAAATTCATTTTGGCCGTCACCGGATGCGGACCCGTGGAGGGTGTCAAGGAGGATGGGGCATTTGCTTTCCGTGGCATTCCGTATGCCAAGGCACCCATCGAGGAAAGGAGATGGCGACCAGCTCAGCTCATTGATAGCATCGATGGCTGTTGGAACGACACACTACAGACCCACAATAGCAGCGTTGTGTGTACTCAAAGATTGGGCAATGGCACCACTGTCGGAGATGAGGATTGCCTGTATCTGGATGTGGTTACGCCCCATGTACGCTATACGAATCCATTGCCAGTTGTTGTTTTGATTGGTGCTGAATCTTTGGCTGGTCCCTCGCCAGGCATATTGCGTCCATCGGCTCGCTATTCCCGTTCCCATGATGTCATCTTTGTGCGTCCCAATTTTCGTTTGGGCATCTTTGGTTTTCTGGCCCTGGACGCCTTGACAAAGGAATCGCATCCAAGAACTTCCGGCAATTATGCCCTCACCGATATCATAGCCGTTCTCAAGTGGGTCCAATTGAATATTGTGAACTTTGGTGGTGATCCCAAATCGGTAACTCTCTTGGGTCATCGAGCGGGAGCCACTTTGGTCACAGCCCTGGTTAGTTCACCCAAACTGCAGGGACTATACACTCGGGCCTGGGCCTCATCTGCGTCGGCCATATTTCCTGGTAAACCACTATCCGAATCAGAGAAGGTGAATCAACAGTTAATGGCCACTTTGGACTGCCAGGATGTGGAATGTTTGCGTGAGGCGTCCACTGAGAAATTGTGGGCCGCCACTCCTGATACCTGGTTGCATTTCCCCATGGACTTACCGCAGCGTCAAGAGCTGAGCAGTTCAGGCCAACGTCACGAATGGTTGGTCCTAGATGGCGATATTCTTTACCAACATCCATCGGAATCCTGGAAGCTGGAGCAGGCCACAGACAAACCGTTGCTCGTTATGGGAGCCACAGCCCATGAGGCGCATTCGCTGAAGCTGCGTGAACTGCATGCCAATTGGACCAAGGCCGAAATTCAGGATTACCTGAATAAATCTCAACTGGGTGCAAAATCATTAACCGATGAGGTGATGCAACTGTATAATGCCACCAATTATGCCTCCCTTTTGGCCATTATCACCGATATCCGAACTGTTTGCCCACTGCTGGCCAATGCCAGACTCCAGCCCAGTGTACCCTTCTATGTGGTCACTCAGGGCGAGGGCGATGATCAATTGGCCAATGTGGATGCCGATGTCCAGGCAATATTGGGACGCTATGAGCCGCATACAGTGGAGCAGCGACGCTTTGTCTCGGCCATGCAGCAGCTATTCTACTATTATGTATCCCATGGCACGGTTCAGTCGTATGACTCAAGACGCCGGGTCATCAATGTGGGACAAGATGCCCAGCCGCAAGAGGAtcataaaaattgcaattattGGATAAGCAAGGATATTGTGCCGCGTTATGCGCGCATCGATTAG
- the LOC6645439 gene encoding E3 ubiquitin-protein ligase RFWD3, with product MIRIKMSNNNFESDGPGDEESSSSEDQPRMRRQQWQRIISQNAESNSNDDEILTDNEAEILDDQLQPMLVDQLPVEGQREEQQEQELAEQQDEELAEEQVEEQRDGEEQIEGRPEIEEEEEAENIEEQAIPVTFSPPTTSRQIGQDSNVIDLNTPSPTRKRKRLSKSCENSPTLNSQKSQATGAGPIDDDEDDGLTCPICLDSWEMNGEHRLVSLKCGHLYGESCIRRWLSESQRQSSVKVCPQCKSKAGFQDIRHLYAKRVQVIDTGLREELEVERRKTLSLTSELATVKLSHTMATKRLSSLQLDYDRLRELVRAGGVMGCRGAFSTDSDSKSIRSLANYRLYMEKNLEICREAGCRVLLYSQPHSMLIASQKSAQNLFPGFGVRFIDPPTFKPMHFMHTSSQIIRDMAFSESQHMMTVASRERKIKLFDVRSRLCSSMFEAHNKQLWSCALDRNEREHFIYAGDHRGGIYIYDLRFPANILSEFQADENFSPVIHIAAVPSGKTFTSGGFLVCQLTALTFYEYAQAAEAAIPTRLNIDGPFLSMHYDAIQDLLLICVRSNLNCPQSRYILAKLGKVDNTPVIIIKTSVYGSKATPVMTRPAQMAVENNTLIAGYLQDKKQLILHDVRREERVQTMAVNEIVYDICPLVTSQSDHYLAALTDNKCRIYKVNSSS from the exons ATGATAAGAATCAAAATGAGCAACAATAATTTTGAAAGCGATGGACCTGGTGATGAGGAATCTAGTTCCAGTGAAGATCAGCCTCGGATGCGACGCCAGCAGTGGCAAAGAATCATTTCACAGAATGCCGAATCCAATTCCAATGATGATGAAATATTAACAGATAACGAAGCTGAGATCCTCGATGACCAATTGCAACCCATGTTGGTGGACCAGCTTCCTGTGGAGGGACAAAGAGaagaacaacaagaacaagaattGGCAGAACAACAGGATGAAGAACTAGCAGAAGAACAAGTAGAGGAACAAAGAGACGGAGAAGAGCAAATAGAAGGACGACCTGAGATagaggaagaggaggaggCGGAGAATATTGAAGAGCAAGCCATCCCAGTCACCTTCAGCCCACCGACCACATCGCGCCAGATTGGTCAAGATTCGAATGTTATTGACTTGAATACTCCATCGCCGACTAGAAAAAGAAAACGCCTATCTAAATCATGTGAAAATTCACCAACATTGAATTCGCAGAAATCTCAAGCCACAGGGGCTGGTcccattgatgatgatgaagatgatggaTTGACATGCCCCATCTGTTTGGACTCGTGGGAAATGAATGGCGAGCATCGATTGGTTTCCCTCAAGTGTGGTCATCTGTATGGGGAGTCATGTATACGCCGCTGGCTGAGCGAAAGTCAACGACAGTCCTCGGTCAAAGTGTGTCCCCAGTGCAAGTCTAAAGCCGGTTTTCAGGACATCAGACATCTGTATGCTAAGCGTGTGCAGGTCATAGACACGGGTCTGCGTGAAGAACTAGAGGTCGAGCGTCGAAAGACTCTTTCGTTGACATCCGAGTTGGCAACAGTGAAGCTTAGCCACACCATGGCCACAAAGAGACTATCATCTCTGCAGCTGGACTACGATCGTCTAAGGGAATTGGTGCGTGCTGGTGGTGTTATGGGTTGCCGCGGCGCATTCTCAACGGATTCCGATTCAAAGAGCATCCGATCTCTGGCCAATTATCGCTTGTATATGGAAAAGAATTTAGAAATTTGCCGTGAGGCTGGTTGCCGAGTGCTGCTCTACTCTCAACCACATTCCATGCTGATAGCATCCCAGAAATCAGCCCAGAATCTATTTCCTGGCTTTGGTGTACGCTTCATAGATCCGCCCACCTTTAAGCCAATGCATTTTATGCATACATCATCCCAGATAATCCGAGATATGGCATTCAGTGAGAGCCAACATATGATGACTGTGGCCAGTCGGGAGCGTAAGATTAAATTGTTTGATGTCAGATCTCGCTTGTGCTCTTCGATGTTTGAAGCTCATAATAAGCAACTTTGGTCATGCGCCCTGGATCGAAATGAACGGGAGCACTTTATCTATGCTGGTGATCATAGGGGTGGCATCTATATCTATGATCTACGTTTTCCTGCCAACATACTCAGCGAGTTCCAGGCAGACG AAAACTTTAGTCCTGTGATACACATTGCTGCAGTGCCAAGTGGCAAAACTTTTACCAGCGGAGGATTTTTGGTCTGCCAATTGACCGCATTGACTTTCTATGAATATGCCCAAGCTGCGGAGGCAGCTATACCCACTCGTTTGAATATCGATGGACCGTTCCTATCAATGCATTATGATGCCATACAGGATCTTTTACTCATATGCGTACGTTCCAATTTGAATTGTCCGCAATCACGTTACATTTTGGCCAAATTGGGTAAAGTTGATAATACGCCAGTAATTATAATAAAGACATCGGTCTATGGGTCTAAAGCGACCCCAGTTATGACACGTCCCGCCCAGATGGCTGTTGAGAATAATACTCTTATCGCTGGATATCTACAGGATAAGAAACAGCTAATATTGCATGATGTTCGACGTGAGGAGCGTGTCCAAACTATGGCAGTCAATGAGATAGTCTATGACATCTGCCCATTGGTAACTAGTCAATCTGATCACTATTTGGCTGCACTCACGGATAATAAATGTCGAATTTATAAAGTAAACAGTTCAAGCTAG